TTCCCTCACGCCGACCGGCCCCTCCTTTCGATCGGCACATAGGGACTGCTCACTCCGGCGTAGGCCGGGCCGAACAGTTCCAGTCCCCGCGGCGTTCTCCAGGCCGCCGGGGCCGGGAAGCCAATCACCGTAACGGCCTGGCCTTCGCGCGCCCCGGGGTTGATCACCGGGTCACCGGTCTGGCCGTCTAGGACGACGATGAGGTCCGGCACGGTGACGTCCACCGCCCCGTCCCGCCAGGCTGCCATGTGCTCGTTCTTATAGCTGATCCGGTAGGCCGAACCGGAGTCCGGACCGGAGCCTCTGATCTCGATCTCACCGAGGGTGAACCCGGCCTCGTCTTTCCACCAGGCCCGGGTGATCGTCCCGCAGAAGAGGTGGAAACCCTCACCCGCCTGCCGGACGGCCTCGGCCGCTTCTGTCCCGCCGGTCCCGGCGCTCTTCGCCCGGCGAAGGGCGGCGCCGATCTTCTCGGCCCGGCTTATCGCTCCCTCGATGACCTTGCCCGGCAGTTCTCTGGCCGGGAGCGGATGGTCGGCCACCCCGATCTTGTTCTGGCTGGCTACGGCCATCGCCCGGACCAACGCTTCGGCCCGGAAGTCGTTGACCACCCGGGTCAGGACGGCGGCATCGCCGAACTGGTTAGCCAGGCCCATCGGGGCGATGGAGACTCCGTTGATGAAGAAGGTCGAATGGATGAGTTCCGGCACTGAGCGCCCGGCGGGGTCGCCATCGACCACCGGGACGCCGAGATTGGCCGCGCTGGTCAGGGCGCTGGCCGTGTTACCTCCGCCAAGCTCGGTTGAGATCACCGCCCCAATCTCTTTTCCCAGGTACGCGGCAAGGGCCCGGGCGGCGATGATCGACTCCAGCTCATTAACCCGGGGCAAACCCTCATAGGCAGCAACCTGTTCCGGCGTCAGGGGCGAGATCGAACCGGCGAAGTAGGGGGATACGACTAGGACGTCGCCGGGGAGTTCGTCCGCCGAGGCTAGCCGGACCACCTTCCCCGCAACCGCGTCGGCTCGGATCATCTTCAGCCCCGTTTCCAGGCTTCCGCCGCCGCCGGTCCCCAAGATGGCACAACCTACCAGGATGTCCTCGATCTCTTCCAGAATCAGTTCACGCACGACTCTTCCTCCTTCAAGCCCGCCCATTTAGGTGGCAGGCCAGCTTGCGTCCGTCCCCCAGGTCAACCATCGCCGGTTCCTCGGTCGCACAGACGGCCAGCCGCTCCGCGCAGCGCGGGTGGAAGCGGCACCCCGAGGGCGGGTTAGCCGGATTCGGCACGTTCCCCTCGAGAATCTCTTCCTGGCCCCGCTGCGTCGGGTCGGGTACCGGGACCGCGGCGAGGAGCGCCTTGGCGTAGGGGTGGAGCGGGCGGCGGAAAACGTCCTCGACCCGCCCCTGCTCGACGATTTGCCCGAGATACATGATGGCCACGTTATCGCTGAGGTGGTTAACCACGCTGAGGTCATGGGAGATCAGCAGGTAGCTTAGGCCCAGCCGATCGCGGAGGCCTTTCAGCAAGTTGAGAATCTGCGCCTGGACCGAAACGTCGAGGGCCGAGGTCGGTTCGTCGAGCACGATGAACTCGGGATTGAGGGCCAGCGCCCTGGCGATGACGATACGCTGCCGCTGGCCACCGCTGAACTCGTGCGGGAAGCGGTGGAGGTGCTCGGCCCCCAGACCGACTTCCTTGAGCAGAGCAAGGACCTTGGCCTCGACCTCTTTCCGGCCCAGGTGGAGGTGCGTGGTCAGGGGCTCGGCGACGATGTCCTTGATCGTCAGCCGCGGGTTCAAGGCCGAGTAGGGGTCCTGAAAAACGATCTGCATGTCCCGCCGCAGCCGCCGCATCCCCGGGGCATCCAGGTGGACGATGTCCTGGCCGCGGAAGCGGATCTCGCCCGCCGTCGGTTCAAGGAGGCGGAGGATAACCCGACCGAGGGTGCTCTTCCCGCACCCCGACTCCCCGGCCAGCCCGAAGGTATGTCCCTGCTCGTCGATGGTTAGGTCGACGCCGTCGACGGCGCGGACCCAGCTGGCCGCCTGGCCGAACACGCCGGCCCGGACAGGAAAATGCTTCTTGAGGCCCTTCACCTCGAGAACTGGCGGGCGGGCCTCGGCGCCAGCCTCGCCGATGGCAGTCGTGACCCTCACCTCACCACCCCCTTCCAACAAGCCGCGAAGTGATCGGGCCCAACCGCGGTCAGGGCCGGACGCTCGGTCCGGCAGGAATCCGCGGCCTGCGGGCAGCGCGGCTGGAAATGGCAGCCCGGTTCGGGGCGGGTGATCGCCGGTACCGTCCCCTCGATCACCGGGAGGGTATCCCGCCTCTCCCCCAGGCGTGGGATGGCTTTCAGGAGCAGGTCAGTGTACGGGTGGGCCGGCCGCCTGAAGATCTGCAGGGTCGGCCCGAGTTCGACGACATTCCCGGCATACATCACCGCCACCCGGTCGGAGACCTTGGCCACCACCCCGAGGTTATGGGTGATGAAGACGATCGAGGCGTTGATCTGCGCCCTCAATTCGCCGATCAGCCGAAGGATCTGGGCCTGGATGGTCACGTCGAGGGCCGTTGTCGGCTCGTCGGCCAGGAGGAGGTCCGGGTTCGAGGAGAGGGCCATGGCGATCATCACCCGTTGCCGCATCCCGCCGCTCAACTCGTGCGGGTAGTTCCCGAGGATCTTCTCCGGGTCGGGCAGCCGGACCAGGTTGAGCATATCCAGCGCGCGCTGCCGGGCGGCCCGCCAGGGGACCTTCGCGTGCTGGGCAATCACCCGGGTCAGGGGTTCGCCCACCGCGAAGACCGGGTTCAGCGAGGACATTGGGTCCTGGAAGATCATCGTGATCTGGTGACCACGGATCTCTCGCATCTCGGCCTCGGTACGCCGCAGGAGGTCCTGCCCCTTAAAAATGATCTCGCCCGACTCGATCTGCACCTTCTTCTCCGGCAGGAGACGGAGGATTGATAGGGCGGTGACGCTCTTCCCTGAACCGGTCTCGCCGACCAAGCCGAAGATCTCCCCGCGGCGGATGTCCAGGCGGCCGATGTCCACCGCCCGGACGTTCCCGCCGAAGGTGCGGAAGGTCACGACCAGGTTTCGGATCTCCAGGATGGGCTCCCGGTGGGGGATCGGTCCAGCGCTTAAGTCGATCGCCCCCATGTTACACTTCCCTCGTCTTCGGGTCGAGGATTTCGCGCAGTCCGTCGCCGACGAAGTTGAAGCCCAGCACGGTGAGGAAGATTGCCAACCCAGGGAAGGTGACGTACCACCAATTGGTCATGAAGAAGTTGCGCCCGATGCTGACCGTGAGCCCCCACTCCGGCTGCGGTGGTTGCGCCCCCAGGCCGAGGAAGCTCAACGAGGCCGCCTCGAGGATGATCGAACCAAAATCCATCGAGGCCTGGACAATGATCGGGGCGATGGCGTTGGGTAGAACATGACGAAAAATAATCTTGATGGGTGAGACCCCCGTGGCCCGGGCCGCCTCGACGAACCCCCGCTCCCGGAGGGCGATCGCCTGGCCGCGGATGAGCCGCGTGTACCACGGCCACCAGGCGATGGCGATGGCGATCATCGCGTTGACCAGGTTCGGACCGAGCATGGCCGAGATGGCCGTCGCCAGGAGGAGCGGCGGGAAACTGAGGAAGACGTCGGTGACCCGCATGATCACTTCGTCAACCCCCCCCCCCACAAATCCCGCCAACAGCCCCAGGGGCACTCCGATGAGGAGGGCCAGGCCGATGGTGAAGATGCCGACCCCTAGCGAGATTCGGGAACCGTAGACCACCCGGCTGAAGATGTCCCGTCCCATCTCATCGGTCCCGAACGGATGCTGCAGGCTCGGTGCGAGGAGCGAACGCTCGGTGTGAACTTCCGAGCGGGCGTCCCCCGGGTAGGGGGCGATGACCGGGGCGAGGAGGGCGACCAAGACCAAGCCGCAGACGATGAATAATCCGATCATCGTCAGGAGGCTCTTCTTGACAAGGTAGACATCGTAGCGAAGGGCCTGCAGCGAAGCGGAAGCTCGAGTTCGGCCGATTTCCGTGGCACTCATTGGGCGATCGTTCCCTCCTCTCAATTGGTCTTGATCCGCGGGTCGAGGATGGCGTGAATAATATCCACGCCCAAGTTGAGAGCGACGTAGAGGGCGGCCACGAGGATGGTCACGCCCATGATCGCCGGGTAATCGGCGGAGATGACCGAGTTGGCGGCGTAGTGGCCCAGCCCAGGCCAATTGAAGACGGCCTCGATGAGGAAGGTCCCGGCCATCGAGTAAGCAAAGGTCAGGGCGATCACCGTCACCGTGGGGGCGACGGCGTTCTTGAGCGCGTACTGGTAGGTGATCCGCCGCTCGGAAAGCCCGTAGGCCCGAGCGACCCGAATGTAGTCCTCGTTCAGGACCTCCAGCATCGACGACCGGGTCATCCGGGCGATCAGCCCGAGGGGGTAGGCGGCCAGGGTCAGGGCTGGTAGGAAAAGGTGCCAGAGGCTGTTAAAGAAGACGACCGGGTTGCCGGCCAGGATCGAGTCGACGATGTAGGACCCGGTGACGGTGGGGATCTGGTAGCCGAGTTTGAGGCCCAGGTCCAGGCGGCCCCCCACCGGGAAGAGCCGAAGATACTTGAAAAAGACGAGTTGCAGGATCATCGCCATCCAGAAGGTGGGGAGGGACACTGCCCCGATGGAGATGGTCCGGCTGACATGGTCGACCGCTCGGTCCTTGTGGGAGGCGGAGATTACCCCCAGGGGGACGCCGATGATGATGGCCATGACCATCCCGCTGATGATCAGTTCCAGGGAGGCCGGCAGGTAGTTCTGAATGTCCTTGAGCACCGGCTGGTGGCTGACGATGGAAACCCCCCAGTTGCCCCGGAACAGGTCGGACATGTAGCGGACGTACTGGACGTAAATCGGCTTGTCCAGGCCCAGCTCGACCTTGGCCCGCTCGATCTGCTCTATCGTCGCCCGGGGCCCGACCCAGCGGGCCGCCGGATTCGAGGGGACAACGCGGGCGATGAAAAAGGTCACGATGGTCGTTCCCAGGAGGACCACCAGGCCCAGAAGCAGGCGACGGATGATGAACGACCTCATGAGGGTCACCTCGTCCCAATTCGATTATGGGGGGAGGCGGCCGGCCAGCTAGCGGCGTGTGGACGCCGCATGCCGGGCGGACCGCCTCCTCGTCCGTGACTCTTGATCTCTTCAGGGTGACCGAGCACGGTCAGGCCTGGTGGCCGGGACCGGCCGGGCCTTTACTTGCCTTCCCGGTAGGTGTTGTAGAAGAAGACGACATGCGGGTAGGCCGGATTATCCGTGTACCCCTTGAGGTTCGAGCGGATGGCCCGAACGTATCGCTGGTCATAGATGAACAGCGAGGCCGCGTCGTCGATGAGCAGCTTCTGAGCCTGGCTGTATTGCTGAATGGCCTTCGCCCGGTCCGAACCCGAAAGGCTATGGGCCTCGTCGACCAGCCGGTCGAGCTCCTTGTTGTAGTAGTATGACAGGTTGAAGTTGATGCTATCTTCGGTGTGGAACATGTTGACCAGGAAGTCATACGGGTCGGCGTACGTCGGCCACCAATAGAAGAGGAAGATGTCCTGCCGCTGCTTGGGATCGGTCGCTTTGGCCAGGTCCCACTGCGGTTCCCAGACCATCTGCCTCGTCTCCAGATTGATATTGAGCTTGGCGAAGGAGGCCTTCATCAACTCGGCGATCCGCCGTTCAAACTCGTCTCCCGAGGCGTAGGTGAGGACGAGCTTTAGGCCGCCGTTTGGGTACCCCGCCTTGGTCAGCAATTCCTTGGCCTTGTCCAGGTTATAGGAGTACTGAAAGAGGTTGTCATCGTGACCCCACAGCCCGTTGGGGACGGCCCCCCGGGACTGGGTGGCGTATCCCTTCATTACCCCTTTGACAATCTCATCGTAGGGCATGGCGTAGGAGATGGCTTGACGGACGAGCGGGTTGTCGAGGGGAGCCTTCTTCGTATTGAGCAGCCCGAATAGGCTCTGGTAGGATGGTGAGACGTTGATTGTCACGTTAGGGTCGTTCTTCAGCTGATCGATCTGCTCGAAGGGCAATTGGTCAACGAAGTCGGACTGCCCCGACTGGAGCATCTGCGCCTTCGTCGAGGCTTCGCTGACCTGCTGGAAGACCAGCTGGTCAAAGTGCTTACCCTGCCAGCCGCCCCAATAGCCATCGAACTTCTTGAGGATGGCCTCTTCTTTGCCCTTGAAAGAATCCAGCGTGTATGGTCCGGTCCCGGCCTCGTGGCCTTTCTCGAACCAGTCCTCGCCGTTGTCCTTGATAACCTCGGGATCGAAGATGTGGGCCCCGTAGCCGGAGGCGACAATCAGGTCCAACGGGGCGGCGAACTTGAGATCGATCTCCAGCTTATAGGGGTTGAGAACCTTGATCTCCTTGACCGGGGTCCAGATGAAGGACGCTCCCTTCCCCCGCTTGATGCAGCGTTCGAAGGAATACTTGACGGCATCGGCGGTCATCTCGTTCCCAGTATGGAACTTGACCCCCTTGTGTAGGTCGAAGGTCCAGGTCAAACCATCGGGCGAGACCTGATAGCCGGTGGCCAGCAGGGGGACGGTCTTCTTTTGCTTGTAGTCGTAGCGCAGCAAGGTTTCGTATATGTTGTTGAGGACGATGATTTCGTTCGAGAAGCTGTCGCTCGGGTCCCAGAAGACGACCACCTGGTTGGTACTGGTGTAGACGGCCACCGACGGCTTGGTAAGCTTCGCACCTCCGCACCCGGCCGTGCCGACAACGAGAGCGAGAATGAAGACGGCCGCCGTCGCCCTCACGAGTCTTGATTTCACCCTGATCCCTCCATGCCCTGTTGTTCTACCCGGGCCCTCCGCCTCCGTCGACGAGGGCGACATGGGCGGGTCGGGCCAAAAGTTTGGACTATGTATTCCACGGATATGCAGACATCCCTCTTTTGGGACAGGCGAAATCCGCGAGAGCGGCTAGGGGAAGCCGTTTCGAACGGTCAGGTCCGGTGCTTCACCGTCGGTGAGGGAGCCGACCGCCTGCTCTGGGCCAGGCCCATGGCGATCAGCGATTGGATCAGACAGAACGCGGCCGGGGTGGGCTCGATCACCGGCGCCCCATAGCGCCGCTCGATCTCGGCCTTGACCCCGGGCATCGCCCCGCAGCCCAGGACGACCGCGTCGCAACGGTCTTCTAAGATGAGTTCACCGGCCACCTCAATCAGGCGGGCGGCTGTCCGCCGCTCGTCGGCCATCTCCACCACCGGGATGTCGAGCGAGCGTACCGCCCTCAGCTTGCCGCCGTTGTAACGAGAGGTCTGCTGCCAGGTGACGTAGACGTCGGCCGGCAGGACCCCGATGATCCCGTAGTGGTCGGCCACCGCCTGGGCGGTCACGCAGGCCGCCTGGCCGATCCCGACGGCGGGGACGGTCGCCGCCTCGCGGGCTCCGGCCAGTCCCGGGGCAAATCAATTGGGGGGAGCCGCGGACTGGGCGATGGGGCCGTGGTTTTTGCTGCCTGATGGTTGCTTCGGTCCCCTTCACCACCCGCCACAGCACTCCAGTCCGTGGGATCGAGTTCGGGGCCAACGTCGTGAACTCCATCACCCCGAAGTCGAAGACGTAGAGGCACTTACCCGTCTCGTCGAAGCGAACCGCGGTGATTCGCTTGAAGCCCTGGACCAGCCGACCGGCCCGGGGCTTCCGTTTGTTCTTGATGAACCAGGAGACCTGGCCGGTCGTCCGGTCGATCTTGAGCACGCCGGCCGGGGTCGGGGCGAAGTTCCGGCCGGTGAGGGGCTGGCCGTCGCCGAAGGTCCCGACGAACAGTGCGTTCTCAGCCCCGAAGGCCGCCGTCCCTACGGCGGTCTTGGTCGGCGACTCATGGGTGGTCAGGCCGACGAAGGGCGGCTCGACCAGCGGCGGGTTCTTGATCAGCGGGTCGCGGTTCTGGCCGCGGTCGGAGGCGAACTTCGGGTCGCTCAGGGGCGTCGTTCCGGCGAAGTCTGGCCAGCCGTACCAGGCCCCCGGCTTGACTTTCTCGACCCAGTCGGGGCTGTCTTTGACCGCCCGGCCGCCGCGGTCGTCGTAACCGAGGTTGGTCGCGTAGAGCGTCCCGTCGGGGGCAAAGGCCGCCCGTAGGGGTTCCGGAAGCCGTCGGCGTAGGTCTCCATTTTCCCCGACGCTTCCGTCAGCCGCCCGCCGGCAGCTTCCGGGTCTTGGCTTTATTATCAAGCGTTGCCGGGGGGATTATCTCCGGCCCAGGCGAACCACGCCGGTTGGCGACCGCGAAACCCTGAGTTGATAGTCCGTGTCCCCTGGGGCTGGCCCTGCTGATGCCGGCGCCCCCATCTGGCTGCGGGGTCAAGGCTTTGACACCGTTTGGGAGTAACTGGTAGAATCAACTCGACAGGCCTCCCCGGTTTGTCGAATCTGGACCGGGCGGCACCGGATAGCTTAGGCTGCCCCGAGGCCTGCTGCTTTCGCCACCCTCAACATCAGCGCCCAGCACCATGAGTTGGCGGCCACCAGTTCCATCGCCGACCGTAAGGACTCATCCTGCTGGGCGCACGGACGCGCGTCAGAGCATACTCTGGCGCGCCTGCTTTTTCCGGTCCGGGAATCTGAGCCCTAAGGAGGCCACGATCGATGGAAGAGCGCAGAAGTCTGGTTCAACGCCTTTCCGGCCTGCTCCCAATGGTCCGCTTTGGTCTGTGGTTGATGCTGCTCCTGGCGGTGGGCTTCACCCCGCTGGCCCTCCTGTCGCCGTCGGCGGCGGCGGCGACGGAGGCCGCCTCACCTGACCTGAGGGTATCGGTAGGCCACCCAATGGACTTCGTCCCAGGCAGTTACGGGCAGTTCGTGATCGACGTCGGAAACGTTGGGAGCGGGCCCACGGATGGCCCTGTCACGGTGGACATGTCCCTGTCCCCCGGTCTCTCGGCCCAGATCATCAGTGCCCTGAACTGGAAGCCGACCTTCAACCCGTTACGGTGCACGCGTTCGGATGCCTTGAAGCCGGGAGCCTCGTACGAGCCCATCTTCCTGTGGGTGGAGATGGCCTCTCCCCCGCCCCCGACCGCCGCCGTGACCGTCACCATCAGCGGAGGCGGCGACGTGAGTCCGGCGAACAATACGGCCACCGATGCCGTCGCCCTGGGCCGGCCGACGGTGACCACGCTGACCAGCGATGTCAACCCGGCGACGTTCGGGCAGCCGGTGATCCTGACCGCCACGGTTAGGCCAGCCAACGGCAGCGGGACGCCTACGGGCACGGTCGCCTTCAGGGACGGTGCAGCCGACCTGGGGATGGCGGTCCTGGCGGGCGGGCGAGCCAGCCTGACCCGGTCCACCCTGGCCATCGGGGGGCACAACCTGACGGCGATCTACGCCGGTGATGCGGCCTTCAAGGGGAGCGACTCGCCGCCGCTGGCCCTTGAGGTCGGCCCGGCCGTCGGGGTCCTAACGGCCGTCGAAGTCAGTGGCAAGCCGGGGTCCACCGCCTGCCTCGAGGCCACCCTGACCCCTACGGTCGCCGGGCGGGTGATCGATTTCGCCGTCGGTGCGGTCGGCGTCGGCCGCTCGACCACTGACGCCTCCGGTCGGGCGGCGCTGTCCTGGGTCGTCCCTCTCGGCACACCGGCCGGCCCCTCGGCCTACACGGCCACCTTCACCGGGGACTTGAGCATCACCGGGACGACAGGCACCGCCATGTTGACCATCGCCGATGTCCCGCCCGTCCTGGCCCCCGTGGCCGACCAGCGCAACCTCGAGGGTCAGGCCGTGACCCTGGCGGTCATCGGCTCCGACGACAACGGTGACCCCCTGTCCTATGGGGCCACCGGCCTACCGCCCGGTCTCAGCATCAACACCGATTCGGGGGTCATTTCCGGGACCATCTCAGGCACGGCCGCCGGGGGTAGCCCGTATGGCGTGAAGGTCACGGTGACCGACCTCACGGCGAACGGCTTGGGGGACGGCCCTTTGAGCGACAGCGCCAGCCTGACCTTCTCCTGGACGGTGGACCACGATGACGTGCCCCCGACTTGGCCGGCCGCTGCCTCTCTGGCCCCTTCGGCGGTCACCGAGGACGGCCTGGTCCTGACCTGGCCGGCGGCCGCCGATAACGTGGCCGTGATCGACTATCGACTGTACCAAGACGGGTTCTTGGCCGCCGAGACGGCGGCCACGGCCCACCAAATCACGGGGTTGACCAAGAATACGGCCCACAGCTTCAAGGTCGAAGCCGGCGACCCGGCCGGCAACTGGAGCGCCGACGGTCCCACCGTGTCCGCGACAACCGCCCTCGGAGTCCCCATCCTGAGGGCCGCCCCCGAGAGTGGCTGGCTGCGGGCTGGTGACGTCATCACGGTGGGCTTCCCCGGACAGCCCGGCGTGGCGGCATCCTATGTGCTCACCTATCAGCAAAGCCCGGACGGGTCGGCCTTCGGGCCCGGTACGCCGATCGCCGGCAGCTTCGTTGAGGACGGCGGCCAGGTCTATTCGGCGGTGATCCCCATCCCGCCTGATGCCGGCTATTGGCGCGACCTTAACCTGGCGGTCCGGGCGACCGATCCGACGGGGGCCACGTGGGATACCGCCCTCGGCCTGGGTTGCCTGGTCGACACGGTTCCCCCGACCATCGTCAGCGCCGAGGCCCGCGTGACCCCGGCCGCGGGCGCGGAGGCCCTGGCGATCAGCCTCGTCAGCGAAACGGGCCTGACGGCGGAGGCCGTCCTGACCACCCCGGCTGTCCTGACCGCTCCCACCTCCACCGGCGACGCCATCCGATCACAGGCGGCCATGGCTCTCACCGTCCCGATGGCTGAGGACCCCTCGCTTCCGGGTCACTACAGCGGCGCCTATACGGGTGCGACAGGCTATCAGAACCTTCAGGTCACGGTCCGGGCCGTGGACGCGGCCGGGAATGAAGCGCAGGCCCCGGTCGCCGTCCCGGCCCCGAGCGATCACCCGGCTCCCGCCGTGGCCAGCTTCACTCTCGTCGCTCCGCCACGGCGGGTTGGCGGCGTGGCCTACTATCGTTCCGGCGAGACCCTGTCCTTCGAGGTGGTCATCGGGCCCGGTCCGAACGGAGGCCGCGCGGGTTCTGGCCGCGACGGTCCCGGGCGCACCGGCCCTGGCCGCGACGGCCCTGGACGCACCGGTCCCGGGCGCGCCGGTCCCGGCCGTACCGATCCCGAACGCGTCGTCCTGACCATCCCCGGGGCCTCCCTCGCCGGCCTCGTCGACGGAGCCCTTCTCCTGACCGAGCTGCGCCCCGGCTCCGGGGTCTACCGCGGCTCATGCAAGGTGGCCGAGGGAGACACGACCACCAGCCCGCTGAACCCCGGGGGTGTGGTCCGGGCCGAAGCCACGGTGATGGACTTCGCCGGCCGGCAGACCACGGCGGTCTCGACCTTCCGCCTGGCGGTCGACACTGTCCCGCCCGCCGCCACCGGTCTGACGGGGGGCCCGCAGCTGACCGTCGGCGCGGCAGCCATCCTGCGGTTCACTCTCACTGAACCGTCGCTGGTCCTGATCGAGAGGCAAAGGGAGGGCGGAGCCTGGGAGAAGACCCAAGCCCACAAACCGGCTTACCTACCCGCCGGCCGGCGGGTCGCCGCCGTCGCCCTGCCGATGCCCGGCGCCTACCACTTCCGCCTGACGCTGACCGACCGGGCATCGAATACGCGGACGGTCGAATTCCCGGTGACGGTGACCAGATTGAGTCCTCCTCCCCACAAGCCGCCGGCCACCGGCCCATGATCATCCCGTCCCGGGCTGAGGCCCGGGGCAGCATCCCCGAAAACGAAGGACCCCGCGCGGCTTCGGCCGCTCGGGGTCTCTCGTTCTGTCAACCTCTTGTCCGTGCCCGGCGCGTTATGTCGGCTCACCCCGGCTCCAGCCCGCGCATATCATACGAGCGTCGCCACCGGCCGCGTGGCGCCCCGCCGGCCAGGCCACCGGTGGCCGCAACCATCGCTCTCCTCACCCCCCCGCCACACTCCTGCCCGTGGGAGGGTCCTTCATGTCGGCCATTCCAGGGTCCGTGTCCGGGTTTACCCCAGCGACTTGCGATGAGCTTAAACCCGGGTGCGGCCCTGTTTGTTGCTGCCCGGCCGCCCCGGCCAAGATCGCCTGCCGCCACCTGACCAAGGTCTATGAGAACATCGGTCGGGTCAAGAAGTCCTTCGTCGCTCTCTCCGACATCAACCTGGAGGTCCGCGAGGCCGAGTTCCTGTCCATCGTCGGCCCGTCGGGTTGCGGCAAGTCGACCCTTCTGAACATCATCGGTGGGCACATCCCGCCGAGCGCCGGCGCGGTCACCGTGGGCGGCGGGCCGGTCACCGGTCCCTCCAAGCGAGTGGGCATGGTCTTCCAGAACTTCGGCCTCTTCCCCTGGCGGACGGTGGCCGGCAACGTCGAGTTCGGCCCCCAGGTGACCGGGCTCGGGCCCAAGGAGTCCCGGGAGATCGCCCTCCGCTACATCCACCTGGTCGGCCTTGACGGCTTCCTCCAGGCCTATCCTAAGCAGCTCTCGGGGGGAATGAAGCAACGGGTCGCCCTGGCCCGGGCCCTGGCCAACGACCCGGAGATCCTGCTGATGGATGAACCCCTTGGCTCCCTGGACGCCCAGACCCGCGAGACCTTGCAGGAAGAGGTCGCCCGGATTTGGGCCGACACCGGCAAGACCATCGTTTTCGTCACCCACAACATCGACGAGGCGGTCATCCTCGGCGACCGGGTGGTGGTCATGGCCGGCCCGCCCGGTCGGATCATCGACCTCATCGAAGTCGACCTTCCCGGCCCGCGCGCCCCGGCCGCGCGGCGCTTCTCCCCCAGGCTCCTCGTGTACAAGTCGCACATCTGGGAGCTCATCCGGCAGGCGGGGAAGGTCGACCAACCATGACCATCGACGAGGAAACCCTCATCTCCTCGCCCCTGCCGAACGGCCGGCCCTGGCGCCCGTGGCTCCTCCGCGCGGCCGCGTTGGTCAGCTTCGTCGGCCTCTGGCAGCTGGCCGCCAGCCTGCGTCTGGTCAACCCGGTCTTCCTCCCGGCCCCCTCGACCATCGCTCAGGCCTTTGCCGACGCCATCCGCGACGGGGCCATCTTCGTCAACAGCCTGATCAGCCTGCGCCGGGTGATCCTCGGGTTCGCCGCCGGGGCGGTCCTCGCCGTGCCCCTCGGTCTGGCCATGGGTCACTATCGCGACGTCGAGCACTTCTTCGATCCCCTCATCGAGCTGCTCCGCCCGATCCCGCCCCTGGCCTGGATTCCGCTGTCGATCATCTGGCTCGGCATCGAAGAGAGCCCGAAGATCTTCATCATCTTCCTCGGGGCCTTCTTCCCCATCCTCCTGGCCACCGTGGCCGGGGTCAAGAACGTCGACCCCATCCTCGCCCGGGCGGCCCGCAGCCTGGGAGCCGGCGGCCGCGACATCTACCTGAGGGTCGTCCTCCCGGCCGCCGTGCCGAGCATCCTGACCGGCCTGCGGGTCGGGCTCGGGGTGGCTTGGACCTGCCTGGTCGCCGCCGAACTGATCGCCGCCAGGGCC
This DNA window, taken from Bacillota bacterium, encodes the following:
- a CDS encoding ABC transporter ATP-binding protein, with product MGAIDLSAGPIPHREPILEIRNLVVTFRTFGGNVRAVDIGRLDIRRGEIFGLVGETGSGKSVTALSILRLLPEKKVQIESGEIIFKGQDLLRRTEAEMREIRGHQITMIFQDPMSSLNPVFAVGEPLTRVIAQHAKVPWRAARQRALDMLNLVRLPDPEKILGNYPHELSGGMRQRVMIAMALSSNPDLLLADEPTTALDVTIQAQILRLIGELRAQINASIVFITHNLGVVAKVSDRVAVMYAGNVVELGPTLQIFRRPAHPYTDLLLKAIPRLGERRDTLPVIEGTVPAITRPEPGCHFQPRCPQAADSCRTERPALTAVGPDHFAACWKGVVR
- a CDS encoding DUF917 domain-containing protein — protein: MRELILEEIEDILVGCAILGTGGGGSLETGLKMIRADAVAGKVVRLASADELPGDVLVVSPYFAGSISPLTPEQVAAYEGLPRVNELESIIAARALAAYLGKEIGAVISTELGGGNTASALTSAANLGVPVVDGDPAGRSVPELIHSTFFINGVSIAPMGLANQFGDAAVLTRVVNDFRAEALVRAMAVASQNKIGVADHPLPARELPGKVIEGAISRAEKIGAALRRAKSAGTGGTEAAEAVRQAGEGFHLFCGTITRAWWKDEAGFTLGEIEIRGSGPDSGSAYRISYKNEHMAAWRDGAVDVTVPDLIVVLDGQTGDPVINPGAREGQAVTVIGFPAPAAWRTPRGLELFGPAYAGVSSPYVPIERRGRSA
- a CDS encoding oligopeptide/dipeptide ABC transporter ATP-binding protein; the protein is MRVTTAIGEAGAEARPPVLEVKGLKKHFPVRAGVFGQAASWVRAVDGVDLTIDEQGHTFGLAGESGCGKSTLGRVILRLLEPTAGEIRFRGQDIVHLDAPGMRRLRRDMQIVFQDPYSALNPRLTIKDIVAEPLTTHLHLGRKEVEAKVLALLKEVGLGAEHLHRFPHEFSGGQRQRIVIARALALNPEFIVLDEPTSALDVSVQAQILNLLKGLRDRLGLSYLLISHDLSVVNHLSDNVAIMYLGQIVEQGRVEDVFRRPLHPYAKALLAAVPVPDPTQRGQEEILEGNVPNPANPPSGCRFHPRCAERLAVCATEEPAMVDLGDGRKLACHLNGRA
- a CDS encoding ABC transporter substrate-binding protein codes for the protein MKSRLVRATAAVFILALVVGTAGCGGAKLTKPSVAVYTSTNQVVVFWDPSDSFSNEIIVLNNIYETLLRYDYKQKKTVPLLATGYQVSPDGLTWTFDLHKGVKFHTGNEMTADAVKYSFERCIKRGKGASFIWTPVKEIKVLNPYKLEIDLKFAAPLDLIVASGYGAHIFDPEVIKDNGEDWFEKGHEAGTGPYTLDSFKGKEEAILKKFDGYWGGWQGKHFDQLVFQQVSEASTKAQMLQSGQSDFVDQLPFEQIDQLKNDPNVTINVSPSYQSLFGLLNTKKAPLDNPLVRQAISYAMPYDEIVKGVMKGYATQSRGAVPNGLWGHDDNLFQYSYNLDKAKELLTKAGYPNGGLKLVLTYASGDEFERRIAELMKASFAKLNINLETRQMVWEPQWDLAKATDPKQRQDIFLFYWWPTYADPYDFLVNMFHTEDSINFNLSYYYNKELDRLVDEAHSLSGSDRAKAIQQYSQAQKLLIDDAASLFIYDQRYVRAIRSNLKGYTDNPAYPHVVFFYNTYREGK
- the nikC gene encoding nickel transporter permease, translated to MSATEIGRTRASASLQALRYDVYLVKKSLLTMIGLFIVCGLVLVALLAPVIAPYPGDARSEVHTERSLLAPSLQHPFGTDEMGRDIFSRVVYGSRISLGVGIFTIGLALLIGVPLGLLAGFVGGGVDEVIMRVTDVFLSFPPLLLATAISAMLGPNLVNAMIAIAIAWWPWYTRLIRGQAIALRERGFVEAARATGVSPIKIIFRHVLPNAIAPIIVQASMDFGSIILEAASLSFLGLGAQPPQPEWGLTVSIGRNFFMTNWWYVTFPGLAIFLTVLGFNFVGDGLREILDPKTREV
- a CDS encoding ABC transporter permease is translated as MRSFIIRRLLLGLVVLLGTTIVTFFIARVVPSNPAARWVGPRATIEQIERAKVELGLDKPIYVQYVRYMSDLFRGNWGVSIVSHQPVLKDIQNYLPASLELIISGMVMAIIIGVPLGVISASHKDRAVDHVSRTISIGAVSLPTFWMAMILQLVFFKYLRLFPVGGRLDLGLKLGYQIPTVTGSYIVDSILAGNPVVFFNSLWHLFLPALTLAAYPLGLIARMTRSSMLEVLNEDYIRVARAYGLSERRITYQYALKNAVAPTVTVIALTFAYSMAGTFLIEAVFNWPGLGHYAANSVISADYPAIMGVTILVAALYVALNLGVDIIHAILDPRIKTN